One part of the Bdellovibrio sp. KM01 genome encodes these proteins:
- the rpmJ gene encoding 50S ribosomal protein L36, giving the protein MKVRPSVKAICNKCKVIKRKGVIRVICENPKHKQRQG; this is encoded by the coding sequence ATGAAAGTAAGACCATCAGTAAAAGCAATCTGTAACAAGTGCAAAGTTATTAAAAGAAAAGGCGTTATTCGCGTTATTTGCGAAAACCCTAAACATAAGCAAAGGCAGGGTTAA
- the rpsM gene encoding 30S ribosomal protein S13 — protein MARILGVDLPRNKRVEIALTYIYGIGRPRAAMICKQVGIPSTLRTEGLTDEHIAKIRGIIEQNFKVEGDLRREVGQSIKRLMDLNCYRGIRHRKGLPVRGQNTRSNARTRKGPKKTVANKKKAV, from the coding sequence ATGGCACGTATTCTTGGTGTCGACTTACCTAGAAATAAGCGCGTTGAAATCGCGTTGACATACATCTATGGCATTGGACGTCCTCGTGCAGCTATGATTTGCAAGCAAGTAGGCATTCCTTCAACTCTAAGAACTGAAGGTTTGACTGACGAGCACATCGCTAAAATCCGTGGCATCATCGAACAAAATTTCAAAGTAGAGGGTGATCTTCGTCGTGAAGTGGGCCAATCTATTAAACGTTTGATGGATCTTAACTGTTACCGTGGCATTCGCCATCGCAAAGGCTTACCAGTTCGTGGTCAGAACACTCGTTCTAATGCACGTACTCGTAAAGGTCCTAAGAAGACGGTAGCTAACAAGAAAAAAGCCGTGTAG
- the rpsK gene encoding 30S ribosomal protein S11, with translation MNTENKNKTVAKKKVKRNVPQGNCYIQANFGNVIVTMTDPNGATVSWSSAGHLGFKGSRKGTPFAAQVAAEDAAKKAMEAGMKSVDVYLKGPGAGREPAIRALAATGMRILTLKDITPVPHNGCRPPKRRRI, from the coding sequence ATGAATACTGAAAATAAAAACAAAACAGTTGCTAAGAAAAAAGTAAAAAGAAACGTTCCACAAGGGAACTGCTACATCCAAGCTAATTTTGGTAATGTTATCGTAACGATGACAGATCCAAACGGTGCTACTGTGTCCTGGTCCTCAGCAGGTCACCTCGGCTTCAAAGGAAGCCGTAAAGGTACTCCATTTGCAGCTCAAGTCGCGGCAGAAGACGCTGCAAAAAAAGCTATGGAAGCAGGCATGAAATCTGTGGACGTTTATCTAAAAGGCCCAGGCGCTGGTCGTGAACCTGCAATTCGTGCGTTGGCGGCAACAGGTATGAGAATCTTGACTCTTAAAGATATCACTCCTGTTCCACATAACGGTTGCCGTCCACCTAAGCGTAGAAGAATCTAA
- the rpsD gene encoding 30S ribosomal protein S4, with the protein MSCINESVCRLCRRENVKLFLKGDRCYTDKCSFERRPYPPGQHGQSRLKFSEFALQLREKQKAKRYYGVSEKQFVQYVHEASRSKGLTGTELLKSLEMRFDNVVYALGFANSRREARQLVKHNHFLLNGKRANIPSILVNKGDVITVAETSREMAKVQAAIQSVARRSVPAWLEADHGAFKGTVKDLPNREDVTVAVEENMIVEYYSR; encoded by the coding sequence GTGAGCTGCATTAACGAAAGCGTATGTAGACTTTGCCGTCGCGAAAACGTAAAACTTTTCTTGAAGGGTGACCGTTGTTATACTGATAAGTGTTCTTTCGAAAGAAGACCTTACCCACCAGGACAACATGGTCAGTCTCGTTTGAAGTTCTCTGAATTCGCACTTCAATTGCGTGAAAAACAAAAAGCTAAGAGATACTACGGTGTTTCTGAGAAACAATTCGTACAATACGTACATGAAGCTAGCCGTTCAAAAGGATTGACTGGTACTGAGCTTCTTAAGTCTCTTGAGATGAGATTTGATAACGTTGTCTACGCGTTGGGTTTCGCTAACTCTCGCCGCGAAGCAAGACAGCTTGTTAAGCACAACCATTTCTTGTTGAATGGTAAGAGAGCTAACATCCCAAGCATCCTTGTTAACAAGGGCGATGTTATCACAGTAGCTGAAACAAGCCGCGAAATGGCTAAAGTTCAAGCTGCTATTCAATCCGTTGCTAGACGTTCTGTTCCAGCATGGCTTGAAGCCGATCATGGTGCCTTCAAAGGTACTGTTAAAGATCTTCCTAACCGTGAAGACGTAACAGTTGCAGTTGAAGAAAACATGATCGTTGAATACTACTCAAGATAA